TTGGTTTTATATGCTGACATTTCTTGAGCGTCAAGCATTGTTGCAAAATTGGTCATAAAGACAATGACCATGAAAATAATAATTGGAAATCTACCCTTCAAGCCCTTAATCTTCATTTTATTTTACTTCAAAATCAAACATTGTTTTACCACTTAGCTTGCCTACAAGATTGTCTCCAATTTCAACTGGACCTACACCGCTGGGAGTACCTGTGAAAATAAGATCACCTTGCTTAAGTTGAAAGAATTGCGATAAATAGGAAATAATCGCATCAAAGCTGTACATCATATGGCTGGTGTTTCCTGTTTGCACAGTTTGACCATTTTTTTCTAATGAAAAGTCTAACGCGTTGATATTTTCAATTTCGCTTACAGGGATAAAATTTGAAATTGGCGCAGAACCGTTGAAACCTTTGGCTATATCCCATGGCAATCCTTTTTCTTTAGCTTTGGACTGAAGGTCTCTTGCGGTAAAGTCGATGCCTAGCGCGATTTGATCATAATATTTGTGAGCGAATTTTTCTTGGATGCTTTTTCCTTGTTTGCAAATTCTGATGACTATTTCAACTTCATGATGAACATCCTTTGAAAAGCTGGGGTAGTAAAAAGGATCATTGTTTTTTAACAGCGCAGTATCAGGTTTTGTGAAAACTACAGGTTCGCTTGGGATTTCGTTATTGAGTTCTTTTATATGTTCTACGTAATTTCTGCCTATTCCGAATATCTTCATTGTAATGAGGTTTGTTTTTTAAATGATACGAAATTTGACCGAGACAATATTATTAGAGGCCAAAATTTTTTAATAAAATTATTTATGCTTTAATTGAATTCAAAAGAATAAAATCAAAATGATTTAGAACCTGATTAATAATTTATAATATGGATCATAATAAAGGCTTTTCACAAGAAGAAATCGAAAATTTCAAACAAGGTTTGTCGCATGTCAATGATGATTTCATTGTCGTGGAAGAAGAAGAGAACGGACCTGAATATCTTCATTTTCAATTTTTGGGTAAATATGAAGGAGAAGATGTGATTTTTGATGCGGTTATGTATACCCTTAGATTGCATCATAGCAGCGAGTTGTTCGAGATTGCTGAAAAACAAGCAGCCGAAAAATTTCCTGAATATCATAAGATCACTTATTCTGAAGATGAAAATGGTGATTTAGAATCTTTGGAAGGCTTGGATGAGGAGATTGG
The Aureibacter tunicatorum DNA segment above includes these coding regions:
- a CDS encoding fumarylacetoacetate hydrolase family protein gives rise to the protein MKIFGIGRNYVEHIKELNNEIPSEPVVFTKPDTALLKNNDPFYYPSFSKDVHHEVEIVIRICKQGKSIQEKFAHKYYDQIALGIDFTARDLQSKAKEKGLPWDIAKGFNGSAPISNFIPVSEIENINALDFSLEKNGQTVQTGNTSHMMYSFDAIISYLSQFFQLKQGDLIFTGTPSGVGPVEIGDNLVGKLSGKTMFDFEVK